The Coccinella septempunctata chromosome X, icCocSept1.1, whole genome shotgun sequence nucleotide sequence ATTTATTCGAAATCTCTTCAGgacaattttctgaaaaatttagTATACATCTGGAAATACATAAAATATGTAGTGAATTCTTATCTACAATCATTTGATACTACAGTAATGTCAAATATGTTAAAAAGCTGTGCCGAGCACTGAAGGAAAGTTTTTCGTAAAAGTAATTTAATAGAGCAATGAACAGCTTTTCCCATAACCATTTGAAATGGGaattttctttacaaattttaAAATGTGATCAATTATTTATGTGAGGAGTCATTTTTCATGGATAAGTACAGCAAAATAAACTTCGAAATGATAAGTTATTCGTTTTATAGTCTCTAGTCTCAGGATGTCCATTTCATATGacaaaatttcgatttcatgTATTGAAATATTGAGTTCATATATTCGTATCTGGATTATTCTATACTTGCAGAATAAAGAAAATATAGAGAAATAGGGAAATACACTTCCAGCTCGAAGACAAATACAGACAAAGAGTACGATgatgaaaacttttcatttCGGCAGCAATATTCCAAATTCTCATAGAAAACGGTTCTAAGTGTTTCCAATTGGACTCTAGGTAGATCAACCTATAGGTTGTAGAAAAATGTTAGGCTGataatatataatttcaaaaaaaattggtgaagcACGGACGTAAGCTCAGCAACTATTATGCTCTTGTGCAAATTCGTAACCTGAGCAAAATAATCATAGAACAAATTGAAAACTACTTGAATGTAGAGAAATTCGGGAGACTTAGCGCTCAGTAACCCCCAGAAGTGACACCCTCAGCAGATTACAAAGCACTAAGCCTTTCTATGAAGTACTCGAATCACTACTAAGCAGTAATCTCTATCTTTAAATAGTGCTGAATTGTACAAAAAGCCACTTGGCACAATACCTAAAGAAAAATTAACTGAAAGCAGacaaatttttaaattatggaaaaaGTACCAGCCTGGGAGGAAACTAACCCACGATCCTCAGAGTCCAAGGAATTATAGATTTATTTTGTTGATTGTGAATTTTGAGGAGTAGTGGGGTTGCGTTGCGAGATTTATTGCATTGATGTggctgatacttgatgaaaatgcataattgaacttgaaacagattatacgattttcacaaaatcagtttttgaaccacgacacgtgtttgtTGTCACAATAGCTATGTACTCATTCAGGTGAGTGACGGTAAACTGAACTATTTGGTACCgaatcaaaaatatataaacaagcATTTGGATATACTCCTAAGAATCTGGAGATGGTAATGATAGTTTCCGGATCATTCGGAGCAATTTGGGGCAGAAGCAATGATCCGTAAACTATCATTACcccttcataaactttttagggttttgactcccaatctctgaaacaaaatcaattaaaaatgaaatcaacgatttgctcctgcgtaaattcttgcactaatttgtcaggagcaaattaactagaaaaaattgttgcctgacaatgaactcaaaataaataacgttgaaattataattctgtaacgtttcggagtctatatcagactccttcatccgacgaaaaatctattttttagaaaatcttctgagttgtggtttttgtttgacattaactgtcaacacacagaaacagagactgcaaagattcatttaattttgaaattaccggatgacagttctttctttagtaaattgatccaaatatgatctattcctaccgaacaatttgccaaattatcatcttgatctaatagaatacacgtagactctttaatttttcgtttaaaatggtctggttccgtcattaaaattttagtgttgtcccaatccatcatgtggtcccccgtattaaatgaatcaacgtttctttgcagtctctgtttctgtgtgttgacaattaatgtcaaacaaaaaccacaactcagaagattttctaaaaaataaatttttcgtctgatgaaggagtctgatatagactccgaaacgttacagaattataatttcaacgttatttattttgagttcattgtcaggcagcaattttttctagttaatttgctcctgacaaattagtgcaagaatttacgcaggagcaaatcgttgatttcattttcaattgattttgtttcagagattgggagtgaaaaccctaaaaagtttatgaagacatgcagaatcctcccagaataaatttcaatcgatatcattaCCCCCTCCAGATTGTTAAGAGTGAAGTCAAATgcttgtttatatatttttgtttcggtactaaatatttcagtttaccttcacccacctgaagatgctattgtgaaagCGAAACACCTGTAGTggttttaaaaactcatttcgtgaaaatcatataCATCTTGCCATCCAATTCTGCTAAATTGTATAATGATATTCCTCAAAATATGAATGACAAGCGTAAAAGCTTCAAGTATCACCTTAGGAGTTATATTCTGCCACGTCAGAAAGATGGAAGTTAATTGGACAAATGGAGTACTAAGTGGTGCCtgatcaacaattttttttattgtgtgtAAAGTATTTGCTCATTTCTGGTTGAATTTACCTAGTATACTGATATAGATTGTGAGGTATATGATTATGGTGGAGATTCTCATAGCTTGACTTCACTGAGTTTAAAATAAATACCTGTTATtattcaatatgcagacgactgcgcacttatctctagcagcccagaggatctacagataatctTTGACACCCATAAActtatatacgaagctttaggccttagactcaatatcgacaaaaccaaaatcctggtaagtccgtcaGAAAGCCTTCGAATAGATATCAGCctagagaatgaaactctagaacaggtcgaggaGTTCAAATACTTGAGAGGCTTCATATATACTaaggctaaccttgacacggaaatacacaaccgtatcaattcggcatcatggacatactggaagctaaaggtcagagtgtttcaaaatcacgacctcaatctgaagaccaagacagctgtttacaaggcagtggtcctcccaacgcttctttacggaagcgaaagctggacgccttaCAGGCGAAACAtttaacagcttgaacaaaggcaacaacgtcatctaagccaaataatgcatatcagatggttccacaaagtttcgaatgcagaagtcttgcaacgcgcgagttgtaaaaCAATTAATACTCAAGCAACGAgtgcccgactcagatggagcggccacattccgaggatgcaagacacaatactccccaaaatagctctgtatggcgaattcactaagggagcccggaaaccaggaggccagtataagcggtttaaggatacactacatcaatccctaaaatcagttaatgccaatcataactgggaacaactagcgttagataggtcacagtggaggtctttggtacacggttataatggagactcgagaaggatacagcggcggccagatctggttgatcATGCCCGGGGTGTGTTTTTGTTTTGTCTtattgtagatttattcccggtaacgggatgcagcaatgaatgaatgaatgaatgttattattatattattattatttttgagatcTGTAATGATCTCTAGGGTCCCATAGCCACGTTCTAGGTCCAGTGTTGCCCAACACCTTACGATCGCCGCAGTTCGTAGGTGAAATAAGGAATCTTTGGCTTCGTGGCAAAGCACTGGACCAACTAGGATTTAGTGGGTTTGAGTCCCGCCCACGCTCATGtaggtactttttcagaattcaagaAATTTGTGTGCGTACTGTTTTTCTGTATATTTATCTCAGGCATGAAACTCTCTTCATAACTAAGCCCATTGCTCTGGTATAGCTCTAATGTTATATCATTTGTTCAACTGTGCTTTATTAGATCAGTTATTATCACGTTCCAATTTGTTTCTCAGGGCTATGCTTCGTTTTATATGTCTAAACGAACAGAATTCGATCGTTAATATGATCGTCGCTCCTCCGATACCCAATAGTATCAAAATAAAGACTCCCCCAATATCCCTCAATCCTATTCCGTCAAATTGATTTTCTGCTTCTccacatttttttattgctggATTATTTCTCCACCATTTTGTTTCTAGTTTCTCCAGAACGCGATTATTCATCAACTGCATAATGCTGcaacaaaattaatgatgataaaatacaaaaaaagtCTTGTCGTTTATAATAACTACTTCATCGATGAAACTTCGCGAGAAAAAGGTGGTATCCAAAGAAATGCTCGATCATATTATAAAAATTCACTAACAATAAAAAACTGCAAAACTTACGCAAAATCTAGACGCTTTTTCAAAGGGGATCCTTGGGGTACCACGATCGCATAAGGCTTGCTGGAAAATTCTTCCCCAATAGTTTGCAGATCGCAATTCGTGAGTTCCAAATACCTGCAATCTGTCGCGTCACCAATAAAAACGAACCCATCTGTTGGCGACGTGGATTTTCTTATCCTTGCTAGTACCTCGTCCATTGTTCTAGGTAAACCTGCTGCCATCATTGAAGTCCATATCGAAGTGTATCTTCCTGATATAGGATACGTCCAAACTGAATATTGAGATAATTCCATTTGTGTATTTGCTTCTTGGAATGTCATATTCTTCCAGATTCTGTGAATACACGAAGTGGATAGAAAATGTTGAGCAATATATCTTGGAATGATAGAACGCCAAGAAATAAGTGCTCTTTGTGTAATGAACTCCTGTCTGATAATATCTACATAACATCCGGAAGAGATATCATTATTCCGATGGTGAGGAATATCAGTCACAAGAAACAGTTGtatacaatttattcaatggCAACGTTTCTGAGCATTTAGCTCCTTCATCAGGCTAAAAACAAAAACCAATTCATAAACAACGGCATGGATCATACAATTGGTGTAGCAATAAAGATAAAAAATAGATAAAATGACGTCACTATAcaataataaatatgaaatataaACTAGATGACAAAATAACAATGAATACAAATATAAAGCAAAACAACATAAACAATTCACGCCAGTTCGGCCAAGGAAACAATAAGATTACAAGAAAAAGCGATCTCACCCCATGAATAATGGTTATAAATCATTCGAATACATCgaaatcatcaaataaatgttCACACAATAAAATGGCATTCTCAGGATAGCATTAAAACCACATCAAACAAGACGTATCAGTATAAACAAAAGCATCAGGCAAGACAGACTGCATTAAAACGTGTGAGACATACTAAACACCCGATTCAAAACGAAACACGAACTACCGCGCAATAAAATTATTTACATTAACCTTACTAATTAAGTTAAAATACACCGAACTCAAACTACCAATATCGGTGCGAGTATTCA carries:
- the LOC123321860 gene encoding ionotropic receptor 25a-like → MTFQEANTQMELSQYSVWTYPISGRYTSIWTSMMAAGLPRTMDEVLARIRKSTSPTDGFVFIGDATDCRYLELTNCDLQTIGEEFSSKPYAIVVPQGSPLKKRLDFAIMQLMNNRVLEKLETKWWRNNPAIKKCGEAENQFDGIGLRDIGGVFILILLGIGGATIILTIEFCSFRHIKRSIALRNKLERDNN